Proteins encoded within one genomic window of Thunnus albacares chromosome 13, fThuAlb1.1, whole genome shotgun sequence:
- the LOC122995976 gene encoding carbohydrate-responsive element-binding protein-like isoform X4 codes for MEGKGKVGSAGQSELQGSSDSESEPEGEPARVTGSGPSAGSFPCTQVIHSGHFMVSSPHSDTAPRRRKSGGSHRYDFDTVNRTWCQTYRYGPLSSGSLSIDPTLTRLFECMSLAYSGKIVSPKWKSFKGLRLLWRDKIRLNNAIWRAWFIQYVEKRKNPVCGFVSPLEGSEADAHRKPEAIVLEGSYWKRRIEVVIKEYHKWRIYYKKRGQICQAKLEKWTNQMYQEPEAAPVEAHMFDLDCLLSDISDTLFTMTQKPCPWASDSHNTYTSNADMIQPGLTPLQPNLDDFMDIPDIFMNYRGQPTEQTGFADCGYFENSSSVAFAPVTSPVVTTPQLLIDTQLTQPNLASDNLSQPSSSNTQPDQSRPGQDCGEYHTSSIISGNMPYGHQSFPDPPVSIAFTTSIEQPASASIPFLYPLPCHKFGYHTTTSVTSSVITHTASTTGAQGSVHQVHGYPHTGDAYPQTPCHSLSYPAVVSDPVHAALPSVTAAHCFSVPEQVSATGVRGKHKQKTGGVRTAGPSVAPSGAPSTAPTPTSCLAKLLSSGAHQRKPSLGFDSSLVAAKGQRSSSPSTLQSSSSTCVGGASSQLQHGAVWPAGIPVLTPLHSQSATLGHSGPHANNSRGSAVSALLTHGSAHPGTTLLIPKTEKLSPVQLYGTDRNSLTVNFPQHPGQTSPPNALDKASNPESPHSGFSGHGKIESSKLSSLQQTETRRITHISAEQKRRFNIKLGFDTLHNLVTTLSSQPSIKISKATTLQKTGEYISKMQQERAQLHEEAQRLREEIQLLNSAINACQQQLPATGVPITRQRFDHMRQKFREYVQAQTLQNWKFWIFSIIIEPLFESYNGMVSTASVEDLCRSTLSWLDQHCSLPSLRPMVLSSLRLLSTTTAILTDPSLLPEQATLAVTQGDPAAALDHSLHPATRDNMHPM; via the exons ATGGAGGGCAAAGGGAAAGTTGGTTCAGCCGGACAGAGCGAGCTCCAGGGCTCCTCAGACTCAGAGTCTGAGCCTGAGGGGGAACCTGCTCGGGTGACTGGTAGCGGACCGTCCGCCGGGTCTTTCCCCTGCACGCAGGTCATCCACAGCGGACACTTCATGGTGTCGTCGCCCCACAGCGACACCGCGCCGCGCAGGAGGAAGAGCGGGGGGTCTCACAGATACGACTTCGACACGGTGAACCGGACGTGGTGCCAGACGTACCGGTACGGCCCGCTTAGCTCCGGGAGCCTGAGCATCGACCCCACTCTGACCCGCCTGTTTGAGTGCATGTCCCTGGCCTACAG tggTAAGATTGTCTCTCCCAAGTGGAAGTCTTTTAAGGGTCTGCGGCTGCTGTGGAGGGATAAGATCCGTCTGAACAACGCGATCTGGAGAGCCTGGTTCATTCAGT AtgtggagaagaggaagaaccCAGTGTGCGGGTTTGTCAGCCCGCTGGAGGGCTCTGAGGCAGATGCACACCGAAAGCCTGAA GCAATCGTATTAGAGGGCAGCTACTGGAAGCGAAGGATCGAGGTGGTGATCAAGGAGTATCACAAGTGGAGGATCTATTATAAGAAGAGG GGTCAAATCTGCCAGGCCAAGCTGGAGAAATGGACCAATCAGATGTATCAGGAGCCTGAGGCTGCGCCGGTTGAAGCCCACATGTTTGACCTGGACTGCCTTCTGTCTGACATCTCCGACACCCTGTTCACCATGACACAAAAGCCATGCCCCTGGGCCAGTGACAGCCACAACA CGTACACTAGCAATGCTGATATGATCCAGCCAGGCCTGACTCCTCTGCAGCCCAACCTGGATGATTTCATGGATATACCAG ATATCTTTATGAACTACCGGGGCCAGCCAACTGAGCAGACTGGTTTTGCTGACTGTGGCTATTTTGAGAACTCATCCAGCGTAGCGTTTGCTCCAGTTACCTCCCCTGTCGTAACAACTCCTCAGCTACTTATTGACACCCAGCTGACTCAG CCCAATTTGGCGTCTGACAATTTGTCTCAGCCCTCCTCATCCAATACCCAGCCAGACCAGAGCAGGCCAGGCCAGGATTGCGGTGAATACCACACATCCAGCATTATATCAGGGAACATGCCATATGGACATCAGTCGTTCCCTGATCCACCTGTTTCTATAGCGTTCACCACCAGCATCGAGCAGCCAGCCTCTGCAAGTATTCCCTTTTTGTACCCACTGCCGTGCCACAAGTTTGGTTACCACACAACCACCAGTGTGACCTCTTCTGTCATCACTCACACCGCCTCCACCACGGGGGCCCAGGGCTCTGTGCATCAGGTTCATGGTTACCCTCACACAGGAGACGCATACCCTCAGACTCCCTGCCACTCTCTCAGTTACCCGGCTGTAGTGTCTGACCCGGTCCACGCAGCGCTGCCCTCTGTCACAGCGGCCCACTGCTTCTCAGTCCCAGAGCAGGTGTCCGCCACAGGGGTCAGAGGGAAGCACAAGCAAAAGACAGGAGGAGTGAGGACAGCTGGTCCCTCTGTGGCTCCGTCTGGCGCCCCGTCCACTGCACCTACACCCACTAGCTGCCTGGCTAAACTGCTCTCCTCAGGCGCCCACCAAC gGAAGCCATCGCTTGGATTTGATAGTTCTCTTGTAGCAgccaaaggtcagaggtcatcatCTCCCAGCACATTG cagTCAAGCAGCAGCACTTGTGTTGGAGGAGCTTCATCCCAGCTGCAGCATGGAGCTGTCTGGCCTGCAGGGATCCCAGTGTTGACACCACTGCACAGCCAGAGTGCCACCCTGGGTCACAGCGGACCCCATGCCAACAACTCCAGAGGCTCGGCGGTGTCTGCCCTGCTCACCCACGGCTCAGCGCACCCCGGCACAACCCTCCTCATTCCCAAGACGGAGAAACTATCACCTGTCcagctctatggcacagataGGAACAGCTTAACCG tcAATTTCCCACAACATCCAGGCCAAACATCGCCACCAAACGCTTTAGACAAAGCCTCCAACCCCGAGTCCCCACACTCAGGGTTTTCAGGACATGGAAAGATAGAATCGAGTAAG TTGAGCTCTCTGCAGCAAACAGAGACCAGGAGGATAACTCATATCTCAGCTGAGCAGAAGAGGCGTTTCAACATCAAACTGGGATTTGACACTTTACATAACCTTGTGACAACACTCAGCTCTCAGCCAAGCATAAAG ATCAGCAAAGCCACCACTCTGCAGAAGACTGGAGAGTACATCAGTAAGATGCAGCAGGAGAGAGCTCAGCTGCACGAAGAGGCTCAGAGACTCAGAGAGGAGATCCAGCTCCTGAACTCTGCCATCAA CGCGTGCCAGCAGCAGCTACCAGCCACCGGTGTGCCCATCACACGACAGCGTTTCGACCACATGAGGCAGAAGTTCAGAGAATACGTCCAGGCACAGACTCTACAAAACTGGAAGTTCTGGATC TTCAGTATCATCATCGAGCCACTCTTCGAGTCCTATAATGGAATGGTGTCCACTGCCAGCGTGGAGGACCTGTGTAGATCCACTCTGTCCTGGCTGGACCAACACTGCTCCCTGCCCTCCCTAAGACCCA TGGTTCTGAGTTCACTCCGTCTCCTGAGTACCACTACGGCCATCCTGACAGACCCCAGCCTACTGCCAGAGCAGGCCACCCTCGCTGTCACCCAGGGTGACCCCGCTGCTGCCCTGGACCACTCCTTACATCCCGCCACTCGGGACAATATGCACCCCATGTGA
- the LOC122995976 gene encoding carbohydrate-responsive element-binding protein-like isoform X3, translating into MEGKGKVGSAGQSELQGSSDSESEPEGEPARVTGSGPSAGSFPCTQVIHSGHFMVSSPHSDTAPRRRKSGGSHRYDFDTVNRTWCQTYRYGPLSSGSLSIDPTLTRLFECMSLAYSGKIVSPKWKSFKGLRLLWRDKIRLNNAIWRAWFIQYVEKRKNPVCGFVSPLEGSEADAHRKPEAIVLEGSYWKRRIEVVIKEYHKWRIYYKKRLQKKKDDILSMLQEGQICQAKLEKWTNQMYQEPEAAPVEAHMFDLDCLLSDISDTLFTMTQKPCPWASDSHNTYTSNADMIQPGLTPLQPNLDDFMDIPDIFMNYRGQPTEQTGFADCGYFENSSSVAFAPVTSPVVTTPQLLIDTQLTQPNLASDNLSQPSSSNTQPDQSRPGQDCGEYHTSSIISGNMPYGHQSFPDPPVSIAFTTSIEQPASASIPFLYPLPCHKFGYHTTTSVTSSVITHTASTTGAQGSVHQVHGYPHTGDAYPQTPCHSLSYPAVVSDPVHAALPSVTAAHCFSVPEQVSATGVRGKHKQKTGGVRTAGPSVAPSGAPSTAPTPTSCLAKLLSSGAHQRKPSLGFDSSLVAAKGQRSSSPSTLQSSSSTCVGGASSQLQHGAVWPAGIPVLTPLHSQSATLGHSGPHANNSRGSAVSALLTHGSAHPGTTLLIPKTEKLSPVQLYGTDRNSLTVNFPQHPGQTSPPNALDKASNPESPHSGFSGHGKIESSKQTETRRITHISAEQKRRFNIKLGFDTLHNLVTTLSSQPSIKISKATTLQKTGEYISKMQQERAQLHEEAQRLREEIQLLNSAINACQQQLPATGVPITRQRFDHMRQKFREYVQAQTLQNWKFWIFSIIIEPLFESYNGMVSTASVEDLCRSTLSWLDQHCSLPSLRPMVLSSLRLLSTTTAILTDPSLLPEQATLAVTQGDPAAALDHSLHPATRDNMHPM; encoded by the exons ATGGAGGGCAAAGGGAAAGTTGGTTCAGCCGGACAGAGCGAGCTCCAGGGCTCCTCAGACTCAGAGTCTGAGCCTGAGGGGGAACCTGCTCGGGTGACTGGTAGCGGACCGTCCGCCGGGTCTTTCCCCTGCACGCAGGTCATCCACAGCGGACACTTCATGGTGTCGTCGCCCCACAGCGACACCGCGCCGCGCAGGAGGAAGAGCGGGGGGTCTCACAGATACGACTTCGACACGGTGAACCGGACGTGGTGCCAGACGTACCGGTACGGCCCGCTTAGCTCCGGGAGCCTGAGCATCGACCCCACTCTGACCCGCCTGTTTGAGTGCATGTCCCTGGCCTACAG tggTAAGATTGTCTCTCCCAAGTGGAAGTCTTTTAAGGGTCTGCGGCTGCTGTGGAGGGATAAGATCCGTCTGAACAACGCGATCTGGAGAGCCTGGTTCATTCAGT AtgtggagaagaggaagaaccCAGTGTGCGGGTTTGTCAGCCCGCTGGAGGGCTCTGAGGCAGATGCACACCGAAAGCCTGAA GCAATCGTATTAGAGGGCAGCTACTGGAAGCGAAGGATCGAGGTGGTGATCAAGGAGTATCACAAGTGGAGGATCTATTATAAGAAGAGG CTTCAGAAAAAGAAGGATGATATTTTATCAATGCTACAAGAG GGTCAAATCTGCCAGGCCAAGCTGGAGAAATGGACCAATCAGATGTATCAGGAGCCTGAGGCTGCGCCGGTTGAAGCCCACATGTTTGACCTGGACTGCCTTCTGTCTGACATCTCCGACACCCTGTTCACCATGACACAAAAGCCATGCCCCTGGGCCAGTGACAGCCACAACA CGTACACTAGCAATGCTGATATGATCCAGCCAGGCCTGACTCCTCTGCAGCCCAACCTGGATGATTTCATGGATATACCAG ATATCTTTATGAACTACCGGGGCCAGCCAACTGAGCAGACTGGTTTTGCTGACTGTGGCTATTTTGAGAACTCATCCAGCGTAGCGTTTGCTCCAGTTACCTCCCCTGTCGTAACAACTCCTCAGCTACTTATTGACACCCAGCTGACTCAG CCCAATTTGGCGTCTGACAATTTGTCTCAGCCCTCCTCATCCAATACCCAGCCAGACCAGAGCAGGCCAGGCCAGGATTGCGGTGAATACCACACATCCAGCATTATATCAGGGAACATGCCATATGGACATCAGTCGTTCCCTGATCCACCTGTTTCTATAGCGTTCACCACCAGCATCGAGCAGCCAGCCTCTGCAAGTATTCCCTTTTTGTACCCACTGCCGTGCCACAAGTTTGGTTACCACACAACCACCAGTGTGACCTCTTCTGTCATCACTCACACCGCCTCCACCACGGGGGCCCAGGGCTCTGTGCATCAGGTTCATGGTTACCCTCACACAGGAGACGCATACCCTCAGACTCCCTGCCACTCTCTCAGTTACCCGGCTGTAGTGTCTGACCCGGTCCACGCAGCGCTGCCCTCTGTCACAGCGGCCCACTGCTTCTCAGTCCCAGAGCAGGTGTCCGCCACAGGGGTCAGAGGGAAGCACAAGCAAAAGACAGGAGGAGTGAGGACAGCTGGTCCCTCTGTGGCTCCGTCTGGCGCCCCGTCCACTGCACCTACACCCACTAGCTGCCTGGCTAAACTGCTCTCCTCAGGCGCCCACCAAC gGAAGCCATCGCTTGGATTTGATAGTTCTCTTGTAGCAgccaaaggtcagaggtcatcatCTCCCAGCACATTG cagTCAAGCAGCAGCACTTGTGTTGGAGGAGCTTCATCCCAGCTGCAGCATGGAGCTGTCTGGCCTGCAGGGATCCCAGTGTTGACACCACTGCACAGCCAGAGTGCCACCCTGGGTCACAGCGGACCCCATGCCAACAACTCCAGAGGCTCGGCGGTGTCTGCCCTGCTCACCCACGGCTCAGCGCACCCCGGCACAACCCTCCTCATTCCCAAGACGGAGAAACTATCACCTGTCcagctctatggcacagataGGAACAGCTTAACCG tcAATTTCCCACAACATCCAGGCCAAACATCGCCACCAAACGCTTTAGACAAAGCCTCCAACCCCGAGTCCCCACACTCAGGGTTTTCAGGACATGGAAAGATAGAATCGAGTAAG CAAACAGAGACCAGGAGGATAACTCATATCTCAGCTGAGCAGAAGAGGCGTTTCAACATCAAACTGGGATTTGACACTTTACATAACCTTGTGACAACACTCAGCTCTCAGCCAAGCATAAAG ATCAGCAAAGCCACCACTCTGCAGAAGACTGGAGAGTACATCAGTAAGATGCAGCAGGAGAGAGCTCAGCTGCACGAAGAGGCTCAGAGACTCAGAGAGGAGATCCAGCTCCTGAACTCTGCCATCAA CGCGTGCCAGCAGCAGCTACCAGCCACCGGTGTGCCCATCACACGACAGCGTTTCGACCACATGAGGCAGAAGTTCAGAGAATACGTCCAGGCACAGACTCTACAAAACTGGAAGTTCTGGATC TTCAGTATCATCATCGAGCCACTCTTCGAGTCCTATAATGGAATGGTGTCCACTGCCAGCGTGGAGGACCTGTGTAGATCCACTCTGTCCTGGCTGGACCAACACTGCTCCCTGCCCTCCCTAAGACCCA TGGTTCTGAGTTCACTCCGTCTCCTGAGTACCACTACGGCCATCCTGACAGACCCCAGCCTACTGCCAGAGCAGGCCACCCTCGCTGTCACCCAGGGTGACCCCGCTGCTGCCCTGGACCACTCCTTACATCCCGCCACTCGGGACAATATGCACCCCATGTGA
- the LOC122995976 gene encoding carbohydrate-responsive element-binding protein-like isoform X2 has protein sequence MEGKGKVGSAGQSELQGSSDSESEPEGEPARVTGSGPSAGSFPCTQVIHSGHFMVSSPHSDTAPRRRKSGGSHRYDFDTVNRTWCQTYRYGPLSSGSLSIDPTLTRLFECMSLAYSGKIVSPKWKSFKGLRLLWRDKIRLNNAIWRAWFIQYVEKRKNPVCGFVSPLEGSEADAHRKPEAIVLEGSYWKRRIEVVIKEYHKWRIYYKKRLQKKKDDILSMLQEGQICQAKLEKWTNQMYQEPEAAPVEAHMFDLDCLLSDISDTLFTMTQKPCPWASDSHNTYTSNADMIQPGLTPLQPNLDDFMDIPDIFMNYRGQPTEQTGFADCGYFENSSSVAFAPVTSPVVTTPQLLIDTQLTQPNLASDNLSQPSSSNTQPDQSRPGQDCGEYHTSSIISGNMPYGHQSFPDPPVSIAFTTSIEQPASASIPFLYPLPCHKFGYHTTTSVTSSVITHTASTTGAQGSVHQVHGYPHTGDAYPQTPCHSLSYPAVVSDPVHAALPSVTAAHCFSVPEQVSATGVRGKHKQKTGGVRTAGPSVAPSGAPSTAPTPTSCLAKLLSSGAHQRKPSLGFDSSLVAAKGQRSSSPSTLSSSSTCVGGASSQLQHGAVWPAGIPVLTPLHSQSATLGHSGPHANNSRGSAVSALLTHGSAHPGTTLLIPKTEKLSPVQLYGTDRNSLTVNFPQHPGQTSPPNALDKASNPESPHSGFSGHGKIESSKLSSLQQTETRRITHISAEQKRRFNIKLGFDTLHNLVTTLSSQPSIKISKATTLQKTGEYISKMQQERAQLHEEAQRLREEIQLLNSAINACQQQLPATGVPITRQRFDHMRQKFREYVQAQTLQNWKFWIFSIIIEPLFESYNGMVSTASVEDLCRSTLSWLDQHCSLPSLRPMVLSSLRLLSTTTAILTDPSLLPEQATLAVTQGDPAAALDHSLHPATRDNMHPM, from the exons ATGGAGGGCAAAGGGAAAGTTGGTTCAGCCGGACAGAGCGAGCTCCAGGGCTCCTCAGACTCAGAGTCTGAGCCTGAGGGGGAACCTGCTCGGGTGACTGGTAGCGGACCGTCCGCCGGGTCTTTCCCCTGCACGCAGGTCATCCACAGCGGACACTTCATGGTGTCGTCGCCCCACAGCGACACCGCGCCGCGCAGGAGGAAGAGCGGGGGGTCTCACAGATACGACTTCGACACGGTGAACCGGACGTGGTGCCAGACGTACCGGTACGGCCCGCTTAGCTCCGGGAGCCTGAGCATCGACCCCACTCTGACCCGCCTGTTTGAGTGCATGTCCCTGGCCTACAG tggTAAGATTGTCTCTCCCAAGTGGAAGTCTTTTAAGGGTCTGCGGCTGCTGTGGAGGGATAAGATCCGTCTGAACAACGCGATCTGGAGAGCCTGGTTCATTCAGT AtgtggagaagaggaagaaccCAGTGTGCGGGTTTGTCAGCCCGCTGGAGGGCTCTGAGGCAGATGCACACCGAAAGCCTGAA GCAATCGTATTAGAGGGCAGCTACTGGAAGCGAAGGATCGAGGTGGTGATCAAGGAGTATCACAAGTGGAGGATCTATTATAAGAAGAGG CTTCAGAAAAAGAAGGATGATATTTTATCAATGCTACAAGAG GGTCAAATCTGCCAGGCCAAGCTGGAGAAATGGACCAATCAGATGTATCAGGAGCCTGAGGCTGCGCCGGTTGAAGCCCACATGTTTGACCTGGACTGCCTTCTGTCTGACATCTCCGACACCCTGTTCACCATGACACAAAAGCCATGCCCCTGGGCCAGTGACAGCCACAACA CGTACACTAGCAATGCTGATATGATCCAGCCAGGCCTGACTCCTCTGCAGCCCAACCTGGATGATTTCATGGATATACCAG ATATCTTTATGAACTACCGGGGCCAGCCAACTGAGCAGACTGGTTTTGCTGACTGTGGCTATTTTGAGAACTCATCCAGCGTAGCGTTTGCTCCAGTTACCTCCCCTGTCGTAACAACTCCTCAGCTACTTATTGACACCCAGCTGACTCAG CCCAATTTGGCGTCTGACAATTTGTCTCAGCCCTCCTCATCCAATACCCAGCCAGACCAGAGCAGGCCAGGCCAGGATTGCGGTGAATACCACACATCCAGCATTATATCAGGGAACATGCCATATGGACATCAGTCGTTCCCTGATCCACCTGTTTCTATAGCGTTCACCACCAGCATCGAGCAGCCAGCCTCTGCAAGTATTCCCTTTTTGTACCCACTGCCGTGCCACAAGTTTGGTTACCACACAACCACCAGTGTGACCTCTTCTGTCATCACTCACACCGCCTCCACCACGGGGGCCCAGGGCTCTGTGCATCAGGTTCATGGTTACCCTCACACAGGAGACGCATACCCTCAGACTCCCTGCCACTCTCTCAGTTACCCGGCTGTAGTGTCTGACCCGGTCCACGCAGCGCTGCCCTCTGTCACAGCGGCCCACTGCTTCTCAGTCCCAGAGCAGGTGTCCGCCACAGGGGTCAGAGGGAAGCACAAGCAAAAGACAGGAGGAGTGAGGACAGCTGGTCCCTCTGTGGCTCCGTCTGGCGCCCCGTCCACTGCACCTACACCCACTAGCTGCCTGGCTAAACTGCTCTCCTCAGGCGCCCACCAAC gGAAGCCATCGCTTGGATTTGATAGTTCTCTTGTAGCAgccaaaggtcagaggtcatcatCTCCCAGCACATTG TCAAGCAGCAGCACTTGTGTTGGAGGAGCTTCATCCCAGCTGCAGCATGGAGCTGTCTGGCCTGCAGGGATCCCAGTGTTGACACCACTGCACAGCCAGAGTGCCACCCTGGGTCACAGCGGACCCCATGCCAACAACTCCAGAGGCTCGGCGGTGTCTGCCCTGCTCACCCACGGCTCAGCGCACCCCGGCACAACCCTCCTCATTCCCAAGACGGAGAAACTATCACCTGTCcagctctatggcacagataGGAACAGCTTAACCG tcAATTTCCCACAACATCCAGGCCAAACATCGCCACCAAACGCTTTAGACAAAGCCTCCAACCCCGAGTCCCCACACTCAGGGTTTTCAGGACATGGAAAGATAGAATCGAGTAAG TTGAGCTCTCTGCAGCAAACAGAGACCAGGAGGATAACTCATATCTCAGCTGAGCAGAAGAGGCGTTTCAACATCAAACTGGGATTTGACACTTTACATAACCTTGTGACAACACTCAGCTCTCAGCCAAGCATAAAG ATCAGCAAAGCCACCACTCTGCAGAAGACTGGAGAGTACATCAGTAAGATGCAGCAGGAGAGAGCTCAGCTGCACGAAGAGGCTCAGAGACTCAGAGAGGAGATCCAGCTCCTGAACTCTGCCATCAA CGCGTGCCAGCAGCAGCTACCAGCCACCGGTGTGCCCATCACACGACAGCGTTTCGACCACATGAGGCAGAAGTTCAGAGAATACGTCCAGGCACAGACTCTACAAAACTGGAAGTTCTGGATC TTCAGTATCATCATCGAGCCACTCTTCGAGTCCTATAATGGAATGGTGTCCACTGCCAGCGTGGAGGACCTGTGTAGATCCACTCTGTCCTGGCTGGACCAACACTGCTCCCTGCCCTCCCTAAGACCCA TGGTTCTGAGTTCACTCCGTCTCCTGAGTACCACTACGGCCATCCTGACAGACCCCAGCCTACTGCCAGAGCAGGCCACCCTCGCTGTCACCCAGGGTGACCCCGCTGCTGCCCTGGACCACTCCTTACATCCCGCCACTCGGGACAATATGCACCCCATGTGA